Proteins from a genomic interval of Oncorhynchus mykiss isolate Arlee chromosome 21, USDA_OmykA_1.1, whole genome shotgun sequence:
- the si:dkey-19b23.8 gene encoding uncharacterized protein si:dkey-19b23.8 isoform X2 yields MSLNTFHLMETLKKSPAALRRRFRRDRTESLSHGDPLFKVHYLGTEKIFSLDREQAQDAIARLLDGAANGKKLSKDHALVVRPRYVEVKELSTGRQLTKTYLQDIAYCAADATRPNVFLYICKQRGQQLQCRVFWCSRAERARDMTACLAHSFQRALSDWQGDGGSTGTLTPEKVGAKEGEDMPTTPNSSKNSMLTASLRRVRWKKRRSLSRSPLSAMIRKRSTSDIWH; encoded by the exons ATGTCTCTCAATACCTTCCACCTGATGGAGACCCTCAAGAAATCCCCGGCTGCTTTACGCCGCCGTTTCCGCCGCGACCGCACAGAGTCCCTCTCCCACGGCGATCCGCTATTCAAGGTCCACTACCTGGGCACTGAGAAAATCTTCTCCCTGGATCGAGAGCAGGCCCAGGATGCCATAGCCCGTCTGCTCGATGGGGCCGCAAATGGAAAGAAGCTGAGCAAAGACCACGCGTTAGTTGTTCGTCCACGCTATGTCGAAGTCAAAGAGCTCAGCACAGGACGCCAGCTCACTAAGACGTACCTCCAGGACATCGCCTACTGCGCGGCCGACGCCACCAGACCCAACGTGTTTCTGTACATCTGTAAGCAGCGTGGGCAACAGCTGCAGTGCCGGGTGTTCTGGTGCAGCCGGGCAGAGCGGGCACGGGACATGACGGCCTGTCTGGCACACTCCTTCCAGAGGGCACTGAGTGACTGGCAGGGGGATGGCGGAAGTACCGGCACACTGACCCCAGAAAAGGTTGGGGCGAAGGAGGGAGAGGATATGCCCACCACCCCTAATAGCTCCAAAAACTCCATGCTAACAGCTAGCTTAAGACGAG TCcgttggaagaagaggaggtcCCTGTCTCGCAGTCCACTGAGTGCCATGATCAGGAAGAGATCCACCTCAGACATCTGGCACTGA
- the si:dkey-19b23.8 gene encoding uncharacterized protein si:dkey-19b23.8 isoform X1: MKLKPDQNVDSNCTRFKEKVGNTTRKRTEDHDTCATSTTNPPLTPSKPTLLSTMSLNTFHLMETLKKSPAALRRRFRRDRTESLSHGDPLFKVHYLGTEKIFSLDREQAQDAIARLLDGAANGKKLSKDHALVVRPRYVEVKELSTGRQLTKTYLQDIAYCAADATRPNVFLYICKQRGQQLQCRVFWCSRAERARDMTACLAHSFQRALSDWQGDGGSTGTLTPEKVGAKEGEDMPTTPNSSKNSMLTASLRRVRWKKRRSLSRSPLSAMIRKRSTSDIWH, from the exons ATGAAACTGAAGCCAG ATCAAAACGTTGACTCCAACTGTACTCGATTCAAAGAGAAAGTGGGAAATACAACTAGGAAAAGGACTGAAGACCACGACACCTGTGCCACATCTACCACTAACCCCCCCTTGACCCCTTCAAAACCCACCCTCCTATCCACTATGTCTCTCAATACCTTCCACCTGATGGAGACCCTCAAGAAATCCCCGGCTGCTTTACGCCGCCGTTTCCGCCGCGACCGCACAGAGTCCCTCTCCCACGGCGATCCGCTATTCAAGGTCCACTACCTGGGCACTGAGAAAATCTTCTCCCTGGATCGAGAGCAGGCCCAGGATGCCATAGCCCGTCTGCTCGATGGGGCCGCAAATGGAAAGAAGCTGAGCAAAGACCACGCGTTAGTTGTTCGTCCACGCTATGTCGAAGTCAAAGAGCTCAGCACAGGACGCCAGCTCACTAAGACGTACCTCCAGGACATCGCCTACTGCGCGGCCGACGCCACCAGACCCAACGTGTTTCTGTACATCTGTAAGCAGCGTGGGCAACAGCTGCAGTGCCGGGTGTTCTGGTGCAGCCGGGCAGAGCGGGCACGGGACATGACGGCCTGTCTGGCACACTCCTTCCAGAGGGCACTGAGTGACTGGCAGGGGGATGGCGGAAGTACCGGCACACTGACCCCAGAAAAGGTTGGGGCGAAGGAGGGAGAGGATATGCCCACCACCCCTAATAGCTCCAAAAACTCCATGCTAACAGCTAGCTTAAGACGAG TCcgttggaagaagaggaggtcCCTGTCTCGCAGTCCACTGAGTGCCATGATCAGGAAGAGATCCACCTCAGACATCTGGCACTGA